CAGGACATTCGGCTAAGCATCGAGGTGACCAACTTCTATCGTGAACTGACCATGGCCCTGGGACCGCGCACCGTTGTGCTCGGGCAGGCCGTGGACAACGCGGGAGCAGCGCAATGAAAGGCAATATCCTGGTGACGGGCGGAGCGGGCTACATAGGCTCGCACACCTGCAAGGCCCTGAAGCAGGCCGGGTATCAGCCCATCACGTTCGACAATATGGTCTACGGCCACGAATGGGCCGTGAAATGGGGGCCGCTCATTAAGGGCGACATCCTGGACGGCGAGATGCTGGACACGGTGTTCAAGAAGTACGAGCCCCAGGCCGTGCTGCATTTTGCAGCCTTCGCCTATGTGGGTGAATCCGTGGCCGACCCCGAGAAGTACTATCGCAACAACGTCATGGGCACGCTCTCGCTGCTTTCGGCCATGCGCCGGGCCAAGTGCAAGAACATCGTGTTTTCCAGCACCTGCGCCACCTACGGCGTGCCGAACGAGTTGCCGCTTCGCGAGGACCATCCGCAGAAGCCCATCAACCCCTACGGCTGGACCAAGCTCATGATGGAGCAGACCTTGAGCGATTTCGATACGGCCTACGGGGTCCGCTACGCCGCGCTCCGGTACTTCAACGCGGCCGGGGCCGACCCGGACTGCGAGATCGGCGAGGAGCACGATCCCGAGACGCACCTGATCCCGCTGGTCATCAAGGCCACCCAGGGCAGACGCGGGCATGTGGAGATCTTCGGAACCGATTACGACACCCCGGACGGCACCTGCATCCGGGATTATATCCACGTGGCCGACTTGGCCGTGGCCCACATTCAGGCCCTGGAATACCTGCAGAGCAAGGACCAGAGCCTGGTGGTGAACCTGGGTACCGGCAACGGCCAGACCGTGCGCGAGGTGATCCGCGCGGTGGAAAAGGTTTCCGGCAAGGTGACGCCGGTGAAGGAAGGCCCGCGCCGCCCTGGCGACCCGCCGGGCCTCTACGCCTATGCGGACAAGGCCTACAAACTGCTCGGCTGGAAGCCGCAGTACGGAGACATCGAGACCATCGTGGGCACGGCCTGGAAATGGCACGAGAAGAATAAATAGAAGCCGGGGAAGAGCCTCCGGCGGCCAAAGGGACAGTGTCCCTTTGGAATCCCATATTGTTCGCGCCCGCTTTTCCGGCATGCCGGATAAGCGGGCGCGAACGTAATAGAGGGGTCCAGGGGAAATCATTTCCCCTGGCGGGAGAGTCCGAGAGGGCGGCGCCCTCTCGGGTATCTTGTTCCTCATGGGGATGGCTGTGAAACAAGAAAGGGCTTCAAATGCCGCTCTTATTGAACTGAGTTGTGAATCTAGCTGGATATTGGTATTTAGGGGTATCAAAAAACGTAACCCTCCGTGGCGCTGTGTGGCGATTCGAGAGGCATATTCGCAAAGTAAGCTCTTTTTGGTGTTCAAAGACATGGCGACTCTGCTATGTCTCCAGCTAACCGACAACCGGCCATTCGGAGGCGGTGAGCCATGAAGGAAGAAAAGCTTCTCGTGAACGGAGTGGACCTGACCAAAATCCGCAACAAGAACGAGGTCCGAGTTTGCAGACTTTTGCAAAAAACGCTGGATGAGGACAAGGAGTTCACGCCTGATCCGCTCGACATACAAGACATTTACGCCCTTACCCTCAACCTGCTTCCTTCACGTTATCGCCAACTGGGGTCCATTGTGCTTTCAGAGCCCGTGAAGGACGCCCACATAGAGTCCGCCATCCGCCGGGCAATGCGCACTGTTCGCGAACGGCCTAATCGGTAAGCTGTTTCCGTGCTGCTTCTGCGGGTGTAGATCCTGCTTCTGATTATCTTTCCAAAGAAATGCCGCTTTGGACTAGCCTTCCAGGAATAAGTCCTTATTAGTATGCCT
The DNA window shown above is from Desulfovibrio sp. and carries:
- the galE gene encoding UDP-glucose 4-epimerase GalE encodes the protein MKGNILVTGGAGYIGSHTCKALKQAGYQPITFDNMVYGHEWAVKWGPLIKGDILDGEMLDTVFKKYEPQAVLHFAAFAYVGESVADPEKYYRNNVMGTLSLLSAMRRAKCKNIVFSSTCATYGVPNELPLREDHPQKPINPYGWTKLMMEQTLSDFDTAYGVRYAALRYFNAAGADPDCEIGEEHDPETHLIPLVIKATQGRRGHVEIFGTDYDTPDGTCIRDYIHVADLAVAHIQALEYLQSKDQSLVVNLGTGNGQTVREVIRAVEKVSGKVTPVKEGPRRPGDPPGLYAYADKAYKLLGWKPQYGDIETIVGTAWKWHEKNK
- a CDS encoding late competence development ComFB family protein, whose product is MKEEKLLVNGVDLTKIRNKNEVRVCRLLQKTLDEDKEFTPDPLDIQDIYALTLNLLPSRYRQLGSIVLSEPVKDAHIESAIRRAMRTVRERPNR